The Geobacter sp. AOG2 genome includes a window with the following:
- a CDS encoding glycosyltransferase family 2 protein, translating to MLNGKKIVAVLPAYNAAKTLEITYREIPLDVVDEVILVDDASRDQTADVARRLGIHTIIHAENKGYGGNQKTCYRTALDRGADIVIMLHPDYQYTPLLLPAMAAMIAWGEFDAVLASRILGTGALKGGMPLYKYIANRFLTFVENILLGQKLSEYHTGYRAFSREVLEDLPLDLNSDDFVFDNQMLAQIAWFDFRIGELSCPTKYFSDASSISFRRSVTYGLGVLRTALTFRLCKLKLLDSARAFGKTRENEISSGKAKGL from the coding sequence ATGCTGAACGGGAAAAAAATTGTAGCGGTACTCCCTGCTTACAATGCCGCCAAGACCCTTGAAATAACCTATCGGGAAATCCCCCTTGATGTCGTGGACGAAGTAATCCTCGTGGACGACGCCAGTCGCGATCAAACTGCGGATGTGGCGCGGCGCCTCGGCATACACACCATCATACATGCGGAGAACAAGGGGTATGGCGGCAACCAGAAGACCTGTTACCGTACGGCACTGGATAGAGGGGCCGACATCGTGATCATGCTGCACCCAGACTATCAGTACACTCCACTGCTACTGCCAGCCATGGCGGCCATGATCGCATGGGGAGAGTTCGATGCGGTGCTTGCTTCGCGCATTCTCGGCACCGGCGCGCTAAAAGGCGGGATGCCGCTTTACAAATACATTGCCAACCGTTTCCTCACTTTTGTTGAAAACATCCTGCTCGGCCAGAAGCTCTCCGAGTACCATACCGGATACCGGGCCTTTTCGCGCGAAGTACTGGAGGACCTCCCCCTGGATCTTAACTCGGATGATTTTGTGTTCGACAACCAGATGCTGGCCCAGATCGCCTGGTTCGACTTTCGGATCGGCGAGCTCTCGTGCCCCACCAAATACTTCAGTGACGCATCATCGATCAGTTTCCGCCGTAGCGTAACCTATGGGTTGGGGGTGCTGAGAACTGCCTTGACATTCAGGCTGTGCAAATTGAAGCTTCTGGATTCCGCAAGAGCATTCGGAAAGACGCGGGAAAACGAGATATCTTCCGGCAAGGCCAAGGGGTTATGA
- the rpmA gene encoding 50S ribosomal protein L27: protein MAHKKGVGSSRNGRDSDGQRLGCKKFGGEVVKAGNIIYRQHGTQIHPGNNVGCGKDYTLFALIDGIVTFERMGKDRKKVSVYPN from the coding sequence ATGGCACATAAGAAAGGTGTAGGCAGTTCACGTAACGGCAGGGATTCGGACGGCCAAAGGCTGGGTTGTAAAAAATTCGGCGGCGAGGTTGTCAAGGCCGGCAATATCATCTACCGCCAGCACGGCACCCAGATTCATCCGGGCAACAATGTGGGTTGCGGCAAGGATTATACCCTGTTTGCCCTGATTGACGGAATCGTAACCTTTGAGCGCATGGGAAAAGACCGGAAAAAGGTCTCCGTATATCCCAACTAG
- the rplU gene encoding 50S ribosomal protein L21 → MYAVIKTGGKQYKVSEGEFLKVEKLDGNIGDSIEFAEVLMVGGEKVAIGAPLVAGATVTAKIAAQGKDKKILVFKSKRRKDSRKLRGHRQERTVLKIEKISA, encoded by the coding sequence ATGTATGCGGTTATCAAGACAGGCGGTAAGCAGTATAAGGTAAGCGAGGGGGAGTTTCTCAAGGTTGAAAAACTTGATGGAAACATCGGGGACAGCATTGAGTTCGCCGAAGTCCTCATGGTTGGCGGCGAAAAGGTTGCCATCGGTGCTCCGCTGGTTGCCGGCGCCACGGTGACTGCCAAGATTGCGGCCCAAGGCAAGGACAAGAAGATTCTGGTGTTCAAGTCCAAGCGCCGTAAGGATTCCCGCAAGCTTCGCGGCCATCGCCAGGAGCGCACGGTCCTCAAGATAGAAAAGATCAGCGCATAA
- a CDS encoding tetratricopeptide repeat protein, whose protein sequence is MADKEKMMQVTLAKIKPHLVFTIGLIFLTLFVYGQTFGFDFLSNWDDYQYVTNNPDIRGVTAKNLIAVFSSHYLGNYAPIHLLSYMFDYQVAGLNPAWFHGVNLVVHIANGLLFYLLVYRLTGKPFWAFVSSSVFLLHPAQVESVAWVSERKNLLAMFFSLCSFLSYIAYRRQTGERRHAAYVFSTIFLILALLAKSIAVIMPFVFLLHDVFLETPVRRKNLFVDKIFYVVVAAVAAGITLVTQSVEMGGGSVDFFDGNSTAKIFTMLPVLTRYMQTLVWPSNLDLNSVYIFYIKYRIDRDVVVALLLVLTLSIAGIYLLRRDRRLFFGFSLFFLGLVPVSQIVPLATLMNDRYLYFPMLGAAWILGGLLSRCNDAFTQNKINPALVLIACILIPCTLVSRERTAVWKNAITLWSDVVKKLPTLKDQRAALAAAYLYAGQKTKALETYEELFALKRNFSDPLAEQKALLQTATLYMDAGASEKALPFLSALTTKFPGYAWGFQKLGDYHDRLRNLPEAEKAYHRALALAPDSLPTLIALGNICMKTGKVDEARTYFLTAYEKGGNGPYLQYLLAGVEARAQHHEKSLQYLAEALRLGYRDLDAITSNTDLASIRQLPSFARLISNYFGGKD, encoded by the coding sequence ATGGCTGATAAAGAGAAAATGATGCAAGTCACTCTCGCAAAAATTAAACCCCATCTCGTTTTTACAATAGGCCTGATCTTCCTGACACTTTTCGTGTATGGCCAGACCTTTGGGTTCGATTTTCTCTCCAATTGGGACGACTATCAGTATGTGACGAATAATCCTGATATCCGGGGGGTTACCGCAAAAAACCTGATAGCTGTTTTTTCCTCACATTACCTAGGGAACTACGCACCGATTCATCTCCTTTCCTACATGTTCGACTATCAGGTGGCAGGGTTGAACCCGGCATGGTTCCATGGGGTCAATCTGGTAGTACATATAGCAAATGGATTGCTGTTCTACCTGCTTGTCTATCGTTTGACGGGGAAACCCTTCTGGGCATTCGTGTCGTCCTCAGTTTTTCTTCTCCATCCCGCCCAGGTCGAGTCGGTGGCATGGGTATCCGAACGCAAGAATCTCCTTGCCATGTTTTTTTCACTCTGCTCCTTTCTTTCATATATCGCGTATCGTCGGCAAACCGGGGAGAGGAGGCACGCCGCGTACGTATTCTCCACGATTTTTCTGATACTGGCACTCCTTGCGAAGTCGATCGCGGTCATCATGCCGTTCGTTTTTTTGCTTCACGATGTTTTTCTTGAAACTCCTGTCCGCAGAAAAAACTTGTTTGTTGACAAAATTTTCTACGTTGTCGTCGCTGCTGTCGCAGCGGGCATTACCCTGGTCACTCAGTCTGTGGAAATGGGTGGAGGAAGCGTCGATTTCTTTGATGGGAACAGTACCGCCAAAATTTTTACCATGCTTCCCGTCCTGACCCGCTACATGCAGACACTGGTCTGGCCTTCAAATCTGGATTTGAACTCAGTCTACATATTTTATATAAAATACCGCATTGACCGGGATGTTGTCGTCGCTCTCCTTCTTGTTCTCACACTCTCCATCGCCGGCATATACCTTTTGCGCCGAGACCGGCGCTTATTCTTCGGTTTCTCCCTCTTTTTCTTGGGACTTGTTCCTGTCTCCCAGATTGTCCCGCTCGCGACCCTGATGAACGACCGCTATCTTTACTTCCCCATGCTCGGTGCCGCGTGGATTCTCGGCGGATTGTTGTCACGCTGCAACGACGCGTTCACACAAAACAAAATAAATCCCGCATTGGTGCTCATTGCTTGCATCCTTATCCCGTGCACGCTAGTTTCCCGCGAACGGACGGCAGTCTGGAAAAACGCCATAACCCTGTGGAGCGATGTGGTAAAGAAACTGCCAACACTCAAAGACCAACGCGCGGCCCTGGCGGCAGCCTACCTCTATGCCGGTCAGAAAACAAAAGCTCTCGAAACCTACGAAGAACTTTTTGCTCTGAAACGGAATTTTTCTGATCCACTGGCAGAACAAAAGGCGTTGCTTCAAACAGCAACCCTATACATGGATGCGGGAGCATCCGAAAAGGCCTTGCCGTTTCTGAGCGCCCTCACGACAAAGTTTCCCGGGTATGCCTGGGGATTCCAGAAGCTCGGGGACTATCATGACCGCCTCCGGAATCTTCCGGAGGCCGAGAAAGCCTATCACAGGGCTTTGGCCCTTGCCCCTGATTCATTGCCGACACTGATTGCCCTTGGAAACATCTGCATGAAAACGGGGAAGGTGGATGAAGCGCGGACCTATTTTCTTACGGCTTACGAAAAGGGTGGCAACGGCCCGTATCTTCAGTATCTTCTTGCCGGTGTTGAAGCGCGTGCCCAACACCATGAGAAATCACTACAGTACCTCGCAGAAGCGCTCAGGCTCGGTTACCGTGATCTTGACGCCATCACCAGTAATACGGATCTAGCCTCTATCCGGCAACTCCCTTCCTTCGCTCGTCTGATCTCCAACTATTTTGGGGGGAAAGACTGA